TGGCATAGGGCCGGGGATCGACAATCGCGGCCGCTTCATACCTTTGCGCAGCAATAACGCCGGCACCATAGGACATCTCGCCGTGGGTTAAGGTCGGGCCGTCCTCGACAATCAGCACCCGCTTTGCTTTGATTTGTTCGGGATAGTCCACTAAAAGCGCCGATTCAGCCAGAATGACGGCGGCGTTGGGGGCATGTTTTTCGATGTTTTTCCGGACGGTGTTTACCTTTTCCGGGTCGGCGCTGTCCACCTTGTTGATGACGGCAATATCGGCCATGAGCATATTGGTTTCACCGGGATAGTACAGCAATTCGTGGCCGGCCCGGTGGGGGTCGAAAACCACAATGTGCACGTCCGGATAGTAAAAGGGCGTGTCGTTGTTGCCGCCGTCCCAGACGATGACATCGGCTTCTGCTTCAGCCGCCTTGAGAATCTGTCCATAGTCGATCCCAGCATAAACCACGATGCCCTGGGATACCAGCGGTTCGTATTCTTCTCTTTCTTCGATGGTGCACTGCTGCTTTTCAAAGTCCTGGTAACAGGAAAAGCGCTGGACCACCTGCCGGGTTAAATCTCCGTACGGCATGGGATGGCGAACGGCCACAACTTTCCGGCCCTGTTCCCTTATAATTTTACAAATATGGCGCGTGGTCTGAGATTTTCCGCAACCCGTCCGCACGGCACAGACCGCCACAACGGTTTTTTGGGACTTGAGCATGGTGTAAGTGGCGCCGATCAGGACAAAGTCCGCCCCGCCGGCCATGGCGATAGACGCCTTATGCATCACCTCCGTGTGGGGAATATCACTGTAGCAAAACGCGACCAGATCCACCTGGTGTGCACGAATAAGATCAGTCAGATCATTTTCGGGATAGATGGGAACGCCTTCAGGATAAAACGTGCCGGCCAGCTCCGGCGGATAGCGCCGGCCTTCGATGTCCGGAATCTGAGCCGCCGTAAAAGCGACCACCCGGTAGCGGGGGTTGTCCTTGAAATACACGTTAAAGTTGTGAAAATCCCGTCCGGCCGCCCCCATGATAATGACTTTTTCAACCATATCCGCTCCTGGTCTGTTCAATATAATAAGTGCATTTTAGGACCCTATGTTTTTAATCTAACCCACCAGACTGCATGAAGCGCAGCGAAATGCAGTTCCGGAGTAGTGACATGATGGGTGGAGCGCGAGCAGAGCCCAAAAGGCCGTGAAGGGCCGAACTCAGCAGCAGCCAGGTCAAAAAGGAATTTCAGTTTTGCACAGCCGCTCTGCCCTGGCTGTTCGCTTGGCATGGGCTGTCCATATTAATGGACTGACTCGTTTTGAACGGATAGCGGATTAATTGAATTCAATTCATCGGCTTCAGCCTGCTGAGCAAAATAAAGATCCCACCTCAATTGAAGATTCAACCAGAAGTCAGGAGAAACACCAAAAAACTTGGACAACCTTAATGCCGTACTGGGGGTAACTCCTCGGCGACCGTTGATGATTTCGTTGATTCTCTGATAGGGCACATGTATCGAATCTGCTAATTCTCGCTGGGTAAGCCCCATCGGCTTTAGAAATTCTTCAGAAAGCATCTGCCCGGGATGGGTTGGCGCCCTGTGAGTCGGTATTCTAATCATAATAATCTCCTGAGTATGTTCTTTCAATGGTAGTCTGTAATTTCAACATCAATTGGACCCGCCTCTGTCCATTTGAAACAGACCCGATACTGGTCATTGATGCGAATGCTATGTTGACCTTTTCGTTCTCTTGCGAGCGCCTCCAAATGATTTCCAGGCGGTATGAGCAACTCGTTAAGATAGACAACAGAATCAAGCTGATCAAGTTTTCGAGACGCAACTTTCCAAATATCTTTAGGACATAACCTCAAAGCAGCTTTGGTCGTTACACCGTTGAATATATCTTCAGTAGCCTGATTTTTGAATGACTGTATCATGGAATCACAATAACACGGAAGCCATGCTATTTCAAGCCTGGGTTTCCAAATTTTGAGATGTCCAACGAGGCTGTAGAATAAGTATAGTTCCCCGCCCTTTAAGGCGGGGAACTTCACAATATCGATCTTACAAGAACCTTCTCTTTTTACGTTCTATGTAAACTCTGGACCAAATCGATGGAGTGTCTCAAATTTGCAAATACTGGTTGTGCAGTCCCTATCC
The sequence above is drawn from the Candidatus Desulfatibia profunda genome and encodes:
- a CDS encoding GTPase, with the protein product MVEKVIIMGAAGRDFHNFNVYFKDNPRYRVVAFTAAQIPDIEGRRYPPELAGTFYPEGVPIYPENDLTDLIRAHQVDLVAFCYSDIPHTEVMHKASIAMAGGADFVLIGATYTMLKSQKTVVAVCAVRTGCGKSQTTRHICKIIREQGRKVVAVRHPMPYGDLTRQVVQRFSCYQDFEKQQCTIEEREEYEPLVSQGIVVYAGIDYGQILKAAEAEADVIVWDGGNNDTPFYYPDVHIVVFDPHRAGHELLYYPGETNMLMADIAVINKVDSADPEKVNTVRKNIEKHAPNAAVILAESALLVDYPEQIKAKRVLIVEDGPTLTHGEMSYGAGVIAAQRYEAAAIVDPRPYASGTIEKIYRRYPHIGPVLPAMGYGKKQIQDLASTINQAECDLVLYATPIDLPKLMSINKPTLRVRYEYKDHGAPVLKDVLLKCLQKFNK
- a CDS encoding HigA family addiction module antidote protein, which gives rise to MIRIPTHRAPTHPGQMLSEEFLKPMGLTQRELADSIHVPYQRINEIINGRRGVTPSTALRLSKFFGVSPDFWLNLQLRWDLYFAQQAEADELNSINPLSVQNESVH
- a CDS encoding type II toxin-antitoxin system RelE/ParE family toxin; translated protein: MIQSFKNQATEDIFNGVTTKAALRLCPKDIWKVASRKLDQLDSVVYLNELLIPPGNHLEALARERKGQHSIRINDQYRVCFKWTEAGPIDVEITDYH